The following are from one region of the Streptomyces rubrogriseus genome:
- a CDS encoding TerD family protein has product MVKGSNVALSTLSDSVGSVIVSLGWASPTGEGDADVSVLLLGGQGKVRSDADFYFYNNAVAADGSVQLLGKAPTGEGSEDRIVFDLTAIPPDVERVVVAASRYEGARFGELDDLRVTLADGTGDGLLRFAIDDAGSVSAFIFGELYRRGEEWKFRAVGQGYDNGLAGLATDFGVDIDDDASGEDEQPDDEAEDVARPAAVTEEQPPRAAEPESAPAATAEPVPSTPLEAVPAPRRPEEDAQPKKTAARPRTAKKKVTLPKVVKKSLAENDSWKEARLFPVSALKSDRDRETRATSVLLSVMAQVPEFGRRLTAAFGAPAGRMETFTEVSLPHGDTPRRPDGVIRVERAGKLWTALVETKTNGNALRPEQVQAYADIAARRGYEAVITLSNDVALEGSPLVDVKIDGRRKHKVALWHLSWAEVAHQAQMLLRHEGVGNAAHAWLLQELLHYLQHENSGCHGFQNMGAAWVPVRRGIDDETLCQGDPRLLEVVESWERLVRQVCLGLGGELGHKVLPVQRAKRGADPGARRADMADRLCADGRLHAELRIEGTPGVLAITADLRTGKLRTSFDIPAPEQGYPLTWSKRLIRRLAEAPADLHVETLVEGEAGGPRGTLERLRPEPADMLPKNGAQITGFRLSLFKGMGNSRGKTESGFIRSVDDAVQRFHASVVTSLDRSAPRPTPSAERAAAP; this is encoded by the coding sequence ATGGTCAAGGGGTCCAACGTCGCCCTGTCGACTCTGAGTGACAGCGTCGGCTCGGTCATCGTGAGCCTGGGCTGGGCCAGTCCGACCGGCGAAGGCGATGCGGACGTGTCCGTCCTGCTGCTGGGCGGCCAGGGGAAGGTGCGCAGCGACGCCGACTTCTACTTCTACAACAACGCGGTCGCCGCCGACGGCAGTGTGCAACTCCTGGGCAAGGCTCCCACGGGGGAGGGCAGCGAGGACCGTATCGTCTTCGACCTGACGGCGATCCCGCCGGACGTGGAGCGGGTGGTCGTCGCGGCCAGCCGGTACGAGGGCGCCCGGTTCGGTGAGCTGGACGACCTTCGGGTGACCTTGGCCGACGGGACCGGCGACGGTCTGCTGCGGTTCGCGATCGACGACGCCGGGTCGGTGAGCGCCTTCATCTTCGGCGAGTTGTACCGCCGCGGTGAGGAGTGGAAGTTCCGGGCCGTCGGCCAGGGGTACGACAACGGCCTGGCCGGGCTGGCGACCGACTTCGGCGTGGACATCGACGACGACGCGTCCGGCGAGGACGAGCAGCCGGACGACGAGGCGGAGGACGTCGCCCGTCCCGCGGCTGTCACCGAGGAGCAACCGCCCCGCGCCGCGGAGCCGGAATCCGCACCCGCGGCGACGGCCGAGCCGGTGCCGTCCACGCCGTTGGAAGCGGTGCCCGCTCCCCGGCGGCCGGAGGAGGACGCGCAGCCGAAGAAGACAGCCGCACGTCCGCGCACCGCCAAGAAGAAGGTCACCCTGCCCAAGGTGGTGAAGAAGTCCCTCGCGGAGAACGACTCCTGGAAGGAGGCGAGGCTCTTCCCGGTGTCCGCGCTCAAGAGCGACCGGGACCGCGAGACACGCGCCACCTCGGTGCTGCTGTCGGTGATGGCGCAGGTACCGGAGTTCGGCAGGAGGCTCACCGCCGCCTTCGGCGCTCCGGCCGGCCGCATGGAGACCTTCACCGAGGTCTCGTTGCCGCACGGCGACACCCCGCGCCGCCCGGACGGCGTCATCCGGGTGGAGCGGGCCGGCAAGTTGTGGACGGCGCTGGTCGAGACCAAGACCAACGGCAACGCACTCAGGCCCGAACAGGTGCAGGCGTACGCGGACATCGCCGCCAGACGCGGCTACGAGGCCGTCATCACGCTCTCGAACGACGTTGCGCTGGAGGGCAGCCCGCTCGTCGACGTCAAGATCGACGGCCGGCGCAAGCACAAGGTGGCCCTGTGGCACCTGTCCTGGGCCGAGGTGGCACACCAGGCACAGATGCTGCTGCGGCACGAGGGCGTGGGCAACGCCGCACACGCCTGGCTGCTTCAGGAGCTCCTCCACTATCTCCAGCACGAGAACTCCGGCTGCCACGGCTTCCAGAACATGGGCGCGGCCTGGGTGCCCGTTCGCCGCGGCATCGACGACGAGACCCTGTGCCAGGGCGATCCGCGCCTGCTGGAGGTGGTCGAGAGCTGGGAGCGTCTCGTCAGGCAGGTCTGCCTGGGACTCGGCGGCGAACTCGGGCACAAGGTGCTCCCCGTGCAGCGCGCCAAGCGCGGAGCCGATCCCGGGGCCCGGCGGGCGGACATGGCGGACCGCCTGTGCGCGGACGGCAGACTGCACGCCGAACTGCGCATCGAAGGCACCCCGGGCGTACTGGCGATCACCGCCGACCTGCGCACCGGAAAGCTGCGCACGTCCTTCGACATCCCGGCACCCGAGCAGGGGTACCCCCTGACCTGGTCGAAACGACTCATCAGACGGCTCGCCGAGGCACCGGCCGACCTGCACGTGGAAACCCTCGTCGAAGGCGAGGCGGGAGGACCGCGGGGCACTCTGGAGCGGCTGCGCCCGGAGCCCGCGGACATGCTTCCGAAGAACGGAGCCCAGATCACCGGCTTCCGGCTCTCCCTCTTCAAGGGCATGGGCAACTCCCGCGGCAAGACGGAGTCGGGCTTCATCCGGAGCGTCGACGACGCCGTGCAGCGGTTCCACGCCTCCGTCGTCACCTCCCTGGACCGGTCGGCTCCACGACCGACGCCCTCGGCGGAGCGCGCCGCGGCGCCCTGA
- a CDS encoding alpha/beta hydrolase translates to MGRFRRVLTTAVLTTLLVGGTAGWASASSESAPGGPLPGTAAWLADDSLGRKLPDPATATPAEVAAFFAGLSGAQRHRLAEDHPAVVGNLDGVPVHLRYEANAPAGDRVLAYDPRGRGTIARVAGDLENAAHVSVIVPGSDIDAGTFDRTARRAADLQAAAGDDTAVIAWAGYTTPSGIGLDLATGRLAEAGAERLVRLTEGLDAAGLPDPSLFCHSYGSVVCGLAADDTDARDIVVMGSPGMRADDVGDLGTGAHVWAAKSPDDWIDRVPNVEFLGLGHGVDPTSPGFGATVLPADDVPAHDEYFAPGTSTLAAFAAIADGERS, encoded by the coding sequence ATGGGTCGCTTCAGGAGGGTCCTGACCACCGCCGTACTGACCACGCTGCTGGTCGGCGGCACGGCCGGCTGGGCGTCGGCGAGCAGTGAGAGCGCGCCCGGCGGCCCGCTCCCCGGTACCGCCGCCTGGCTGGCGGACGACTCCCTGGGCAGGAAACTGCCGGACCCCGCCACGGCCACCCCGGCCGAGGTGGCCGCGTTCTTCGCCGGGCTGAGCGGCGCCCAGCGGCACAGACTCGCCGAGGACCATCCCGCCGTGGTGGGCAACCTCGACGGCGTCCCGGTGCACCTCCGTTACGAGGCCAACGCGCCCGCGGGGGACCGGGTGCTGGCGTACGACCCGCGCGGGCGCGGGACGATCGCGCGGGTCGCGGGCGACCTGGAGAACGCAGCCCACGTCTCGGTGATCGTCCCGGGCTCGGACATCGACGCCGGGACCTTCGACCGTACGGCGCGGCGGGCCGCCGACCTCCAGGCGGCGGCGGGCGACGACACGGCCGTCATCGCCTGGGCCGGGTACACGACGCCCTCCGGCATCGGACTCGACCTGGCGACGGGCCGGCTCGCCGAGGCGGGTGCCGAGCGGTTGGTCCGTCTCACCGAGGGGCTGGACGCGGCCGGTCTTCCCGATCCCTCCCTCTTCTGCCACAGCTACGGCTCGGTGGTCTGCGGCCTCGCCGCCGACGACACCGACGCCCGGGACATCGTCGTCATGGGCTCGCCCGGCATGCGCGCCGACGACGTCGGCGACCTCGGCACCGGCGCCCACGTCTGGGCGGCGAAGTCCCCGGACGACTGGATCGACCGCGTCCCCAACGTCGAGTTCCTGGGCCTCGGCCACGGCGTCGACCCCACCTCGCCCGGCTTCGGCGCGACCGTCCTGCCCGCCGACGACGTCCCGGCGCACGACGAGTACTTCGCGCCCGGCACCTCCACCCTGGCCGCGTTCGCGGCGATCGCGGACGGAGAGCGCTCATGA
- a CDS encoding acyltransferase family protein: MRGLLARLARLGARVDERTPAHRDRAVDGLRALALLAVPTGHWLVGGFTLDGGGGLHNASPLATFGALAPASWVLQMLGIFFLVGGYSSFLSYRRRKGSAREWTVGRLRRLGRPVLGVTAVWALLLPLLHYGLGVPGDTLHTAATLVVQPLWFVGVYAVITALTPYCVRASERLGARAAVPLIGSVAVVDFLRYGPFADAMPSWLSLLNLLPGWMFAYQLGVSWADGRIGRRGAWLLLAGGAALFATLLLAFHYPMSMVGVPGEARTNSHPPSLLVLALAAAQSGAAILLRDRLARLLRRPALWAPVVIVNLSAMTILCWHQTAMLAAAVPGSYLGEIPGLTAAPDTGGWVLARPAWMPLFAGLLVAIARFARPLESPWDRTGTARRAAAAVLAAGFGYFALAA, translated from the coding sequence ATGAGGGGGCTGCTCGCCAGGCTCGCCCGGCTCGGCGCCCGGGTCGACGAGCGGACCCCGGCCCACCGCGACCGCGCCGTCGACGGCCTGCGCGCGCTGGCGCTGCTGGCCGTGCCCACCGGTCACTGGCTGGTCGGCGGGTTCACCCTCGACGGCGGCGGCGGACTGCACAACGCCAGCCCGCTGGCCACGTTCGGCGCCCTCGCCCCGGCGAGCTGGGTCCTCCAGATGCTGGGCATCTTCTTCCTCGTCGGCGGCTACTCCTCGTTCCTCTCCTACCGGCGTCGCAAGGGGTCGGCCCGGGAGTGGACGGTCGGGCGGCTCAGGCGGCTGGGGCGGCCGGTCCTCGGTGTCACGGCCGTGTGGGCGCTGCTCCTTCCTCTCCTGCACTACGGCCTCGGTGTGCCGGGCGACACCCTGCACACCGCCGCCACGCTGGTCGTCCAGCCGTTGTGGTTCGTCGGCGTCTACGCCGTGATCACGGCCCTCACGCCGTACTGCGTCCGCGCGTCCGAACGCCTGGGCGCCCGGGCCGCGGTGCCGTTGATCGGGTCCGTCGCGGTGGTTGACTTCCTGCGGTACGGGCCCTTCGCGGACGCGATGCCGTCCTGGCTGAGTCTGCTCAACCTGCTGCCGGGCTGGATGTTCGCCTACCAGCTCGGAGTGTCCTGGGCGGACGGGCGGATCGGCAGACGCGGGGCGTGGCTGCTGCTGGCCGGCGGTGCCGCGCTGTTCGCCACGCTGCTGCTGGCCTTCCACTACCCGATGTCGATGGTGGGCGTCCCCGGTGAGGCCCGGACCAACTCCCACCCGCCGTCCCTGCTGGTCCTCGCGCTCGCCGCCGCCCAGTCCGGCGCGGCGATCCTGCTGCGCGACCGGCTGGCCCGGCTGCTGCGGCGGCCCGCCCTGTGGGCGCCGGTGGTGATCGTCAACCTGTCGGCGATGACGATCCTGTGCTGGCACCAGACGGCGATGCTCGCCGCCGCCGTCCCCGGCTCGTACCTCGGTGAGATCCCCGGGCTGACCGCCGCACCCGACACGGGCGGCTGGGTCCTGGCCCGGCCGGCCTGGATGCCGCTCTTCGCGGGGCTGCTCGTGGCGATCGCGAGGTTCGCCCGCCCGCTGGAGTCCCCGTGGGACCGCACCGGCACGGCCCGGCGTGCGGCGGCGGCGGTGCTGGCGGCGGGCTTCGGCTACTTCGCGCTGGCGGCGTGA
- a CDS encoding sensor histidine kinase has protein sequence MIPVEAERPRALLAGASRRWVRLLPWAVAFVLCVALLPTTIVVLTADYGLNGALASALAVAQAAPLLLAVVRPLQAWYVVFAADVAGALALLTVDFQERLLWPFPPMEIVGYIGLCLALGLRERRRTLLLVWLATAGANVGLGFVAPHGTGAKDLLLTILGGVALLLGGALRERYEVQRRLAEQETISEAERGRRTLLEERARIARELHDVVAHHMSVITVQADTAEYRLAALPPDVREEFTSIAATARESLGEMRRLLGVLRNEEAHGELVPQPGLAQIGQLVEATARTVGPVEFTPCDAEVPEAVGLSAYRIVQEALANVVRHAPGAATHVSLTVARPADGQGAERLIVLVVNDPPPEPPAGPLEVGGTGHGLVGMRERVRLVGGTLDVGPLPDGGFRVAAQLPLTEEEIT, from the coding sequence ATGATCCCAGTGGAGGCGGAACGCCCGCGCGCGCTGCTCGCGGGGGCGTCGCGGCGGTGGGTGCGGCTGCTGCCGTGGGCCGTGGCGTTCGTGCTGTGCGTCGCCCTGCTGCCCACCACCATCGTGGTCCTCACCGCCGACTACGGGCTGAACGGCGCCCTCGCGAGCGCGCTGGCCGTCGCCCAGGCCGCCCCGCTGCTGCTCGCCGTCGTACGGCCGTTGCAGGCCTGGTACGTGGTCTTCGCCGCGGACGTGGCCGGTGCGCTCGCCCTGCTCACCGTCGACTTCCAGGAGCGGCTGCTGTGGCCGTTCCCGCCCATGGAGATCGTCGGGTACATCGGCCTCTGCCTCGCCCTGGGCCTGCGCGAGCGGCGCCGGACGCTGCTGCTGGTGTGGCTGGCGACGGCGGGCGCCAACGTCGGCCTGGGGTTCGTCGCCCCCCACGGCACCGGCGCCAAGGACCTGTTGCTCACCATCCTCGGGGGCGTCGCACTCCTGCTGGGCGGCGCGCTGCGCGAGCGGTACGAGGTGCAGCGCAGGCTGGCCGAGCAGGAGACGATCAGCGAGGCCGAGCGGGGCCGGCGCACGCTGCTGGAGGAACGCGCCCGCATCGCACGCGAGCTGCACGACGTGGTGGCGCACCACATGTCCGTCATCACGGTGCAGGCGGACACCGCGGAGTACCGCCTCGCGGCGCTGCCGCCGGACGTGCGGGAGGAGTTCACGTCCATCGCGGCGACCGCGCGGGAGTCGCTCGGCGAGATGCGGCGCCTTCTCGGCGTGCTGCGCAACGAGGAGGCGCACGGCGAACTCGTGCCCCAGCCGGGCCTCGCGCAGATCGGGCAGCTGGTGGAGGCGACGGCGCGGACGGTCGGGCCGGTGGAGTTCACCCCCTGCGACGCCGAGGTGCCGGAGGCGGTGGGCCTCTCGGCGTACCGGATCGTCCAGGAGGCCCTCGCCAACGTCGTACGGCACGCGCCGGGAGCGGCGACGCACGTGTCGCTGACGGTCGCGCGGCCCGCCGACGGGCAGGGCGCCGAGCGGCTCATCGTCCTGGTCGTCAACGACCCGCCGCCCGAGCCGCCCGCCGGGCCGCTCGAAGTGGGCGGCACCGGGCACGGACTGGTCGGCATGCGCGAGCGGGTAAGGCTCGTCGGCGGCACCCTCGACGTGGGGCCGCTGCCGGACGGCGGCTTCCGGGTCGCCGCACAACTTCCCCTGACGGAAGAGGAGATCACGTGA
- a CDS encoding response regulator, with protein MTTRVIIVDDQAMVRAGFAALLAAQSDIDVVGEAPDGAQGVELSRRTHPDVVLMDVRMPEMDGLEAARRLLSPPPGVTHRPRVLMLTTFDVDDYVYEALRAGASGFLLKDAPPADLIAAVRVVASGDALLAPSVTRRLIADFAQQRPASRGKPALRLKGLTERETEVLTLVARGQSNTEIARTLVLAEQTVKTHVSRVLTKLDLRDRAQAVVFAYESGLVAPGE; from the coding sequence GTGACGACGCGCGTCATCATCGTCGACGACCAGGCCATGGTGCGGGCCGGCTTCGCCGCGCTGCTGGCCGCCCAGAGCGACATCGACGTGGTGGGCGAGGCCCCCGACGGCGCGCAGGGCGTCGAGCTGAGCCGGCGTACGCATCCGGACGTCGTCCTCATGGACGTGCGGATGCCCGAGATGGACGGGCTGGAGGCCGCGCGCCGGCTGCTGTCGCCGCCGCCGGGGGTGACCCACCGGCCGCGGGTGCTGATGCTCACCACGTTCGACGTCGACGACTACGTGTACGAGGCGCTGCGGGCGGGCGCCAGCGGCTTCCTGCTGAAGGACGCGCCGCCGGCCGACCTCATCGCGGCGGTCCGCGTCGTGGCCTCGGGCGACGCGCTGCTCGCCCCGTCCGTCACCCGCCGCCTCATCGCGGACTTCGCCCAGCAGCGCCCCGCGTCACGGGGCAAACCCGCGCTGCGGCTCAAGGGGCTGACGGAACGTGAGACCGAGGTCCTCACCCTGGTCGCCCGCGGCCAGTCGAACACGGAGATCGCCCGGACCCTGGTGCTGGCCGAGCAGACGGTCAAGACCCACGTCAGCCGCGTCCTCACCAAGCTCGACCTGCGCGACCGCGCGCAGGCGGTGGTCTTCGCGTACGAGTCGGGGCTGGTGGCCCCGGGAGAGTAG
- a CDS encoding ABC transporter ATP-binding protein, translating into MRLRKGNRQKADDRARADHRDHRPEAPAATPGLAVELRGVRRRYGRGTGTVHALAGIDLALPRGTFTAVMGPSGSGKSTFLQCAAGLDRPSAGSVRLGGTEITGMNENELTELRRSRLGFVFQAFNLLPSLTVEQNVLLPMRLAGQRQDHRRAADVLAQVGLADKARRRPGELSGGQQQRVAVARALVTTPDVIFADEPTGALDTGTAAEVLGLLRQAVDSLGATVVMVTHDPAAAAWADRVLFLADGAFADHLERGSAEQIAARMTALTGRARATAAAGVAA; encoded by the coding sequence ATGAGGCTACGCAAGGGCAACCGGCAGAAGGCGGACGACCGGGCGAGGGCGGACCACCGCGACCACCGCCCCGAGGCGCCCGCCGCCACGCCCGGGCTCGCCGTCGAGCTGCGCGGGGTCCGGCGGCGGTACGGCCGCGGCACGGGCACCGTGCACGCCCTCGCGGGCATCGACCTCGCCCTGCCGCGCGGCACCTTCACCGCCGTCATGGGCCCCTCCGGGTCCGGCAAGTCCACCTTCCTCCAGTGCGCCGCCGGGCTCGACCGGCCGTCGGCCGGATCGGTGCGACTCGGCGGTACGGAGATCACCGGCATGAACGAGAACGAGCTGACCGAACTGCGCCGCAGCCGCCTCGGCTTCGTCTTCCAGGCGTTCAACCTGCTGCCGTCGCTGACCGTGGAGCAGAACGTCCTGCTGCCCATGCGCCTGGCCGGGCAGCGCCAGGACCACCGCCGGGCGGCCGACGTACTCGCGCAGGTCGGGCTCGCCGACAAGGCGCGGCGCCGGCCCGGCGAGCTGTCCGGCGGCCAGCAGCAGCGGGTGGCCGTCGCCCGCGCCCTGGTCACCACCCCCGACGTGATCTTCGCCGACGAGCCCACCGGCGCCCTCGACACCGGCACCGCGGCCGAGGTCCTCGGACTGCTCCGGCAGGCGGTGGACAGCCTCGGCGCCACCGTCGTCATGGTCACCCACGACCCGGCCGCGGCCGCCTGGGCCGACCGCGTGCTGTTCCTCGCCGACGGGGCCTTCGCCGACCACCTGGAGCGGGGTTCGGCGGAGCAGATCGCGGCGCGGATGACCGCGCTCACCGGCCGGGCGCGGGCGACGGCCGCGGCGGGGGTGGCGGCATGA